In Paenibacillus kyungheensis, the following are encoded in one genomic region:
- a CDS encoding helix-turn-helix domain-containing protein translates to MNDWIQEMIDWIEAHLFEDFSLLRLSEKMGYSPYYCSFKFRHHTGVSIKSYRTFRRLYIASISLVDSQERILDIAIEHGYSSQEAFARAFKDVFGVTPMTFRKQQKPWQSYFKLNIEQGENITMIDISQKLVITELQNQLTTFADQDILNVLNGQVMFEQFRTQELMGKSEYLPFNEAMCVHESTADIFSHAFNQIRADGHHSSLTGYEQIVVEPLTPLLTKDYRCIVLWFGEDMFCQINLLTILAYLEQQGYKGIVYFNAVQEQTYDVQQTEIPLGGYTSVYREVLLDKRMPDVQLMPVMYQGISLYLDLHQDDNELTRYIWSHPKESKEEIMHNMLKLFQRYGLGDRQYLELIEKVRR, encoded by the coding sequence ATGAACGATTGGATTCAAGAAATGATCGATTGGATTGAAGCCCATCTATTTGAAGATTTTTCATTGCTTCGGTTGAGCGAGAAAATGGGCTATTCTCCGTATTATTGTTCATTCAAATTCCGCCATCACACCGGAGTCAGTATCAAAAGTTATCGTACCTTTCGGAGATTATATATAGCATCGATTTCTCTGGTAGACAGCCAAGAGCGCATACTCGATATTGCGATCGAACATGGTTATTCTTCTCAAGAAGCATTTGCTAGAGCGTTCAAAGATGTATTTGGTGTAACCCCCATGACCTTTCGCAAGCAACAGAAGCCGTGGCAATCGTATTTCAAACTCAATATCGAACAAGGAGAGAATATCACGATGATAGACATTTCTCAAAAATTAGTCATTACCGAATTACAAAATCAATTAACCACTTTTGCCGATCAAGATATTCTTAATGTATTGAACGGGCAAGTGATGTTTGAACAATTCCGCACACAGGAATTAATGGGCAAAAGTGAATATTTACCTTTTAACGAAGCAATGTGTGTCCATGAGTCAACTGCCGATATTTTCAGCCACGCCTTCAACCAAATTCGTGCAGACGGACACCATAGCTCATTAACAGGATATGAACAGATTGTAGTTGAACCATTGACTCCATTATTAACCAAAGACTATCGGTGTATCGTTCTCTGGTTCGGAGAAGATATGTTCTGCCAGATCAATCTGTTGACCATACTCGCTTATCTGGAGCAACAAGGATACAAAGGAATCGTATATTTTAATGCCGTACAGGAGCAGACTTACGATGTACAACAAACGGAGATACCATTAGGCGGATATACGTCAGTGTATCGTGAAGTGTTGTTAGACAAGAGAATGCCAGATGTTCAGTTGATGCCTGTGATGTACCAAGGCATTTCATTGTACCTAGACCTGCACCAAGACGATAATGAACTAACCCGCTACATTTGGAGTCATCCCAAAGAAAGCAAAGAAGAGATCATGCACAATATGCTGAAATTATTCCAACGCTACGGACTTGGCGATCGGCAGTATTTGGAGTTGATTGAGAAGGTAAGGAGATAG
- a CDS encoding helix-turn-helix domain-containing protein: protein MQKNVLDQFSSSIQLAYDQKSEVILEKETDTIFKNLFFCILTLFSDKVSSIKVDPKPFILPKEYLFSDKHKKNLNKWVQRLKDIDDFHSELEFGKLKIDFEYWYYELGGESIQFVYQEDYLLTPQAAADALGISKVTLNKYVKQGLEYIDNQTHKRIPKYAIEIMKDPIYSIRMQQIAQSKKLRQQTPEDRYHEVIQELADLQLKYGTQTVQEAFSEYSGDNMDDPADYYRWKDLQEEMTDILGWRGGKKDQ from the coding sequence ATGCAGAAAAATGTGCTAGATCAATTTTCTTCTAGTATTCAATTAGCTTATGATCAAAAAAGTGAAGTCATTTTAGAAAAAGAAACGGATACGATTTTTAAAAATTTGTTTTTTTGTATTCTGACTTTGTTTTCAGATAAAGTATCTAGTATTAAAGTTGATCCCAAACCGTTTATCTTACCTAAAGAATATTTATTTTCAGATAAACACAAAAAGAATTTGAACAAATGGGTTCAACGTTTAAAAGATATAGATGATTTTCATTCAGAACTAGAATTTGGCAAATTAAAAATAGATTTTGAATACTGGTATTACGAATTAGGTGGAGAAAGTATCCAATTTGTCTATCAAGAAGATTATTTATTAACACCACAAGCTGCGGCTGATGCGCTGGGTATATCCAAAGTCACATTAAATAAGTATGTGAAACAAGGCTTAGAATATATAGATAATCAGACACACAAACGGATTCCAAAATATGCAATTGAAATTATGAAAGATCCTATTTATAGCATTCGGATGCAACAGATTGCTCAATCTAAAAAGCTTCGTCAACAAACACCTGAAGATCGCTATCATGAAGTGATACAAGAATTGGCTGATCTACAATTGAAATATGGAACACAGACAGTACAAGAAGCATTTAGTGAGTACAGCGGAGATAATATGGATGACCCTGCTGATTATTATCGGTGGAAAGATTTACAAGAAGAAATGACAGACATTCTTGGTTGGCGTGGAGGGAAAAAAGATCAGTGA
- a CDS encoding toxin-antitoxin system TumE family protein: MTLLLPADIDQILEDYGHLLKVYPALRERHSIFTDYKRTQKRLEVLFPLKEHPVHGITGLHVYEKYNDAGTIELYSYSWKRIIPTQGIQFSHISSWGNDPHPPETTPQYLQVTTEPHHHHYDPDQRSKRKSSYIRTLDRVFMYIAYYIETGEVYYKDVSSSVDSKR; this comes from the coding sequence GTGACTCTATTGCTACCTGCAGACATCGATCAAATTTTAGAAGATTATGGTCATTTGCTAAAAGTATACCCTGCTTTACGTGAGCGTCATTCTATTTTTACTGATTATAAAAGAACTCAGAAACGTCTTGAAGTATTGTTTCCTCTCAAAGAACATCCGGTGCATGGGATTACAGGTTTACATGTGTACGAGAAATATAACGATGCAGGAACGATAGAATTATATTCTTACTCTTGGAAACGAATTATTCCTACTCAGGGCATTCAATTTAGTCATATTTCTTCTTGGGGAAATGATCCTCATCCTCCAGAAACAACACCGCAATATTTACAGGTAACTACAGAACCGCATCATCATCATTACGATCCTGATCAACGAAGTAAGCGAAAAAGTAGTTATATTCGTACATTAGATCGAGTTTTTATGTATATTGCGTATTATATTGAAACAGGTGAAGTATACTATAAAGATGTCTCTAGCTCAGTTGATTCTAAAAGATAA
- the chvE gene encoding multiple monosaccharide ABC transporter substrate-binding protein — MKRGSLLTLIILMMFTLSACNLAESSAGSKEKGYIGISMPTKSSARWVADGSNMVKLFQSKGYKTDLQYAEDVVENQISQIENMITKQVDVIVIASVDGNTLTDVISKAHAQGIQVIAYDRLIMNTGYLSYYATFDNFKVGVLQASYIEDKLGLKKGKGPFNIELFGGSPDDNNAYFFFNGAMSILQPYIDSGKLVVRSNQKTMAQISTLRWDGALAQSRMDNLVSAYYADANLDAVLSPYDGISIGIISSLKGVGYGSAEKPLPVITGQDGELASIKSIVAGEQTQTIFKDTRQLAEKTADMVDSILQGKKAEVNDTKSYNNNIMVVPAYLLDPISVDKSNVQKIIIDSGYYTEAEVKGN; from the coding sequence ATGAAAAGAGGATCGTTATTAACCTTGATCATCCTCATGATGTTTACCTTATCTGCCTGTAATCTTGCAGAGAGCAGTGCAGGAAGTAAGGAAAAGGGATATATCGGCATCTCGATGCCGACCAAGTCATCGGCACGCTGGGTGGCGGATGGTAGCAACATGGTGAAGCTTTTCCAATCTAAAGGATACAAAACCGATCTGCAATATGCAGAAGATGTAGTCGAGAATCAGATTTCTCAGATTGAAAATATGATCACCAAGCAAGTCGATGTGATCGTTATTGCTTCTGTAGATGGCAATACGTTGACCGATGTCATTAGCAAAGCACATGCACAGGGTATTCAAGTTATCGCGTATGATCGCCTGATTATGAATACAGGATACTTAAGTTACTACGCGACTTTTGATAATTTCAAAGTCGGGGTGCTACAAGCATCGTACATCGAAGACAAGTTAGGACTGAAAAAAGGCAAAGGCCCTTTCAATATCGAGCTTTTTGGCGGTTCACCGGATGATAATAATGCGTACTTCTTTTTCAATGGAGCTATGTCTATCCTGCAACCGTACATCGATTCAGGCAAGTTAGTTGTTCGTAGTAATCAGAAAACGATGGCACAGATTTCAACCTTACGCTGGGATGGCGCATTAGCCCAATCTCGTATGGATAATCTAGTCAGCGCTTATTACGCCGATGCCAATCTGGATGCTGTTCTTTCTCCTTATGATGGTATCAGTATCGGTATTATTTCATCACTAAAAGGTGTAGGTTACGGATCAGCAGAGAAACCATTACCTGTAATCACCGGACAAGATGGTGAATTAGCATCGATCAAATCGATCGTAGCCGGCGAACAAACACAAACGATTTTCAAAGATACACGCCAACTTGCTGAAAAAACAGCAGATATGGTAGACAGCATCTTGCAAGGCAAAAAAGCCGAAGTTAACGATACCAAATCATACAACAATAACATTATGGTCGTGCCAGCATACCTGCTTGACCCGATCTCAGTAGACAAATCCAACGTCCAAAAAATCATCATCGACAGCGGATACTATACCGAAGCAGAAGTGAAAGGGAACTAA
- the mmsA gene encoding multiple monosaccharide ABC transporter ATP-binding protein encodes MSNNIILEMKNITKTFPGVKALENVNLQVKQGEIHALCGENGAGKSTLMKVLSGVYGYGTYEGDIIFQGKTCEFRDIKQSEELGIVIIHQELALIPYLSIAENIFLGNERKKGGIIDWNETLQRTQELLTKVGLNESPNTLITNIGVGKQQLVEIAKALSKEVKLLILDEPTAALNENDSENLLQLMLEFKRQGISCILISHKLNEISKVADSVTILRDGQTIETLDMHKDQITEDRIISGMVGRDLTHRYPQREPKIGEVVLEVKDWNVFHEQHADRQMIHNANLNLRRGEIVGIAGLMGSGRTELVMSIFGKSYGKKINGTLIKNGKPITNNTVTQAIDNGFAYVTEDRKNYGLILMDDIKRNISLTGLGKITKNTVVNEQEEVMVAEDMRKQMKIKTPNILQKTGNLSGGNQQKVVLGKWIFSGPDILILDEPTRGIDVGAKYEIYTIINRLADEGKTVLVISSELPEILGICDRIYVMNAGRITGEVNRQEATQEKLMTYMTRSSS; translated from the coding sequence ATGTCCAACAACATCATTTTAGAAATGAAAAATATCACCAAAACATTCCCTGGTGTGAAAGCATTGGAAAATGTAAACCTGCAAGTCAAACAAGGTGAAATCCATGCACTGTGTGGTGAAAATGGCGCTGGTAAATCCACGCTCATGAAAGTACTCAGTGGCGTGTACGGATATGGAACCTACGAAGGCGATATTATTTTTCAAGGTAAAACCTGCGAATTTCGCGATATTAAGCAAAGTGAAGAACTAGGCATCGTTATTATCCATCAAGAACTGGCTTTGATTCCTTATCTATCGATTGCTGAAAATATTTTTCTCGGTAATGAACGGAAAAAAGGTGGCATTATCGATTGGAATGAGACGCTTCAACGCACACAAGAATTGCTGACCAAAGTAGGTTTGAACGAATCACCGAATACGCTGATTACCAATATCGGAGTCGGTAAACAGCAATTGGTAGAGATCGCCAAAGCACTATCCAAAGAAGTAAAATTGCTGATTTTGGATGAACCGACAGCGGCTTTGAATGAAAATGATAGTGAGAATTTGCTTCAACTGATGCTTGAATTTAAACGTCAAGGTATCTCCTGTATTCTGATCTCTCACAAGTTAAATGAAATCTCCAAAGTCGCGGATTCAGTAACTATTTTGCGAGATGGACAAACGATTGAGACGCTGGATATGCACAAAGACCAGATTACCGAAGACCGGATTATTAGTGGAATGGTAGGACGCGATCTGACTCATCGTTATCCACAGCGTGAACCGAAGATCGGTGAAGTGGTGCTTGAGGTCAAAGATTGGAATGTATTCCATGAGCAACATGCAGACCGCCAGATGATTCACAATGCTAACTTGAATCTACGTCGTGGTGAGATTGTAGGGATTGCTGGATTGATGGGCTCCGGTCGTACCGAGCTGGTCATGAGTATTTTCGGCAAATCGTATGGCAAAAAAATCAATGGTACATTGATCAAAAACGGTAAGCCGATCACCAATAATACGGTTACCCAGGCTATCGATAATGGATTCGCTTATGTGACCGAAGATCGCAAAAACTATGGTCTGATTCTAATGGATGATATTAAGCGCAATATTTCATTAACCGGACTTGGCAAAATTACCAAAAATACCGTCGTCAATGAGCAAGAAGAAGTGATGGTTGCTGAAGATATGCGTAAACAAATGAAAATCAAAACACCGAATATTTTGCAGAAAACAGGTAATCTCAGCGGTGGGAATCAGCAAAAAGTCGTACTTGGCAAATGGATCTTTTCTGGTCCAGATATTCTAATTCTGGATGAACCTACACGTGGTATTGATGTAGGCGCCAAGTATGAAATTTATACGATTATTAATCGACTGGCAGACGAAGGCAAAACAGTGCTTGTCATTTCATCAGAATTGCCAGAAATTCTAGGCATTTGTGATCGGATTTATGTGATGAATGCAGGACGTATTACAGGGGAAGTCAACCGTCAGGAAGCGACTCAAGAAAAGCTGATGACTTATATGACACGCAGTTCCTCATAA
- the mmsB gene encoding multiple monosaccharide ABC transporter permease: MSTLTKPEAKKESTLGKMFKGNIRQYGMIIALLFIMLLFEVLTGGLLLKPINITNLILQNSYILVLAIGMVLVIITGHIDLSVGSIAAFVGAVSAIFMVQWQMNPILAVVLSIVIGGLIGAWQGFWVAYVRIPAFIVTLAGMLLFRGLTMIVLEGQSISPFPNGFQKISSGFIPDFSNMATNIVAVLAGIALSILYIVTELRNRSAQRKYNFDTGSQAIFLVKMILVVAVINAFTIVLASYAGIPTILVLLFLLIIIYSFVMNKTVMGRHVYAIGGNEKAAGLSGVKTKKVTFWVFVNMGVLAAVSGLIFAARLNAATPRAGTNFELDAIAACFIGGASASGGIGTVFGAIIGGLVMGVLNNGMSLVGLGIDWQQGIKGLVLLLAVAFDIYNKNKGTSSV; this comes from the coding sequence ATGTCTACATTAACCAAGCCAGAGGCAAAAAAAGAATCGACACTTGGCAAAATGTTTAAAGGAAATATTCGTCAGTACGGCATGATTATCGCATTACTATTTATTATGTTACTATTTGAAGTTTTAACAGGAGGTTTGCTACTCAAACCGATCAATATTACCAACCTGATTTTGCAAAATAGTTACATACTGGTACTTGCAATCGGGATGGTACTTGTTATTATCACCGGGCATATTGATCTGTCGGTTGGTTCTATCGCAGCGTTTGTTGGTGCGGTATCGGCAATCTTTATGGTGCAATGGCAAATGAACCCGATTTTAGCGGTTGTGTTGTCGATCGTAATCGGTGGACTGATCGGTGCATGGCAAGGATTCTGGGTTGCTTATGTACGCATACCCGCCTTTATCGTAACCCTTGCCGGGATGTTATTATTCCGTGGATTAACGATGATCGTGTTGGAAGGGCAGTCCATTTCGCCATTCCCGAATGGTTTCCAAAAGATTAGTTCAGGCTTTATCCCTGACTTTTCGAATATGGCTACGAATATTGTAGCTGTACTTGCCGGAATTGCTTTATCGATTCTCTACATTGTAACTGAACTGCGTAATCGTTCGGCACAACGCAAATATAACTTTGATACCGGATCACAAGCAATCTTCCTTGTGAAAATGATTCTGGTAGTTGCTGTTATCAATGCTTTCACTATTGTACTGGCTAGTTATGCAGGGATTCCAACGATTCTAGTACTGTTATTCTTGCTTATTATTATCTACTCTTTCGTGATGAACAAAACAGTGATGGGTCGTCATGTATATGCGATCGGTGGTAATGAAAAAGCAGCGGGATTATCCGGTGTTAAAACGAAAAAAGTAACATTCTGGGTATTTGTGAATATGGGCGTATTGGCTGCTGTATCAGGGTTGATCTTCGCAGCTCGCCTAAATGCAGCTACACCAAGAGCAGGAACTAACTTTGAGCTAGATGCGATTGCAGCTTGTTTTATCGGTGGTGCTTCCGCTTCAGGTGGTATCGGAACAGTATTCGGAGCGATTATCGGTGGTCTGGTTATGGGTGTACTGAATAACGGTATGTCTCTTGTAGGACTAGGTATCGACTGGCAACAAGGCATCAAAGGTCTGGTATTACTACTTGCGGTAGCATTTGATATTTATAACAAAAACAAAGGAACATCGTCTGTATAA
- a CDS encoding ABC transporter permease, giving the protein MDTDIKRESKTTRKTKDKITTSPTKRWFRRLYTQRHLQVMALLGVVWMLIFNYIPMYGIIIAFKEFNIVESIADAPWVGWEHFKAFMDDENLPDVIRNTLGISLIKLFIGFPLPIIFALFLNELRSVRFKKAVQTISYLPHFLSWVILGGILTTWLADVGIINNVLMALHLIKEPISYLAEPQYFWTIVITSDIWKELGWSAIIYLAAMAGVSPEMYEAATIDGAGRFQKMWYITLPGIQATIAILFILAVSGVLNSNFDQILVLRNSLNESASNVIDIYVYQTGLLSGRFSYSTAIGLIKSIIALILLVIANQVTKKLNNTSLF; this is encoded by the coding sequence ATGGATACAGATATCAAAAGAGAATCCAAAACCACACGAAAAACAAAAGATAAAATTACCACTTCACCTACCAAACGCTGGTTCCGCCGATTGTATACTCAGCGACATTTGCAGGTGATGGCATTGCTTGGTGTCGTCTGGATGTTGATTTTTAACTATATTCCTATGTACGGCATTATTATTGCATTCAAAGAATTTAATATCGTTGAAAGTATTGCCGATGCACCGTGGGTCGGATGGGAGCACTTTAAAGCATTTATGGATGATGAAAATCTACCCGATGTGATTCGTAATACGTTAGGAATCAGCTTAATCAAGCTATTTATCGGATTTCCACTACCGATTATTTTTGCTCTTTTTCTGAATGAATTACGGTCAGTACGTTTCAAAAAAGCAGTTCAAACGATCTCTTACTTACCGCATTTTCTATCATGGGTTATTCTTGGTGGTATTTTGACGACATGGTTAGCCGATGTCGGGATTATCAACAATGTCTTAATGGCACTGCATTTGATCAAAGAACCCATCTCTTATTTAGCGGAGCCGCAATACTTTTGGACGATTGTGATCACATCCGATATTTGGAAAGAACTTGGATGGTCAGCGATTATCTATCTGGCTGCGATGGCAGGTGTATCTCCAGAAATGTATGAAGCGGCTACGATCGATGGCGCAGGACGTTTTCAAAAAATGTGGTACATTACGTTGCCCGGTATTCAAGCTACGATTGCGATTCTATTTATCCTAGCAGTCAGCGGTGTACTTAACTCTAACTTTGACCAAATTCTCGTTTTACGGAACTCGCTCAATGAGAGTGCTAGTAATGTTATCGATATCTATGTCTATCAAACCGGTCTATTATCCGGACGTTTCTCATACTCTACTGCTATCGGTCTTATCAAATCGATTATCGCTTTGATTTTACTGGTGATCGCTAATCAGGTGACGAAGAAACTAAACAACACTTCACTCTTTTAA
- a CDS encoding carbohydrate ABC transporter permease: protein MKADRKTRGEAIFDTLNTVLMILICFITLYPIWYVLVNALNEGTDAMRGGIYWWPRIFSLESFKAVFQSPGIMQAMWITVAKTLIGTVIHVFFTAMVAYALSRKGLIGGKVYIWIGTITLFFSGGLIPTFLLMKDLQLLDNFLVYIIPAMFSFFDLIIFMTFFREIPEGLEEAARIDGANDWSIFLRVVLPVSMPVIATIALFHGVFQWNDYFTGMIYMNDTSLQPIQTYLYRVVAESSSNQMLSAVPGGITRSVTSQSIKLATMVVTTMPIVFVYPFLQKYFVKGMMIGSIKG from the coding sequence ATGAAGGCAGATCGTAAGACGCGTGGTGAAGCGATTTTTGATACGTTGAATACAGTATTGATGATCTTGATTTGTTTTATTACGCTGTATCCGATCTGGTATGTGCTTGTGAATGCACTAAATGAAGGAACCGATGCGATGCGTGGTGGGATTTATTGGTGGCCACGAATATTTAGTCTCGAAAGCTTCAAAGCGGTATTCCAGAGCCCGGGTATTATGCAAGCGATGTGGATTACTGTAGCTAAGACGTTGATTGGTACAGTCATACATGTATTTTTTACAGCAATGGTAGCTTACGCCTTGTCTCGAAAAGGATTGATCGGAGGCAAAGTCTATATCTGGATCGGAACGATCACTTTATTTTTCAGTGGCGGATTGATTCCTACCTTTTTATTGATGAAGGATTTACAGTTGTTAGATAACTTTTTGGTATATATTATTCCAGCGATGTTTAGCTTTTTCGATCTTATTATTTTTATGACCTTTTTCCGTGAAATACCGGAAGGACTAGAAGAAGCTGCGCGGATTGATGGTGCGAATGATTGGTCGATTTTCCTACGGGTTGTATTGCCAGTGTCTATGCCTGTTATCGCCACGATTGCTCTCTTTCATGGAGTGTTCCAGTGGAACGATTATTTTACAGGTATGATCTATATGAATGACACCAGCCTACAACCGATCCAGACGTATCTTTACCGGGTTGTTGCTGAATCTAGCTCTAACCAGATGCTTTCTGCGGTACCGGGAGGAATTACCCGTTCAGTGACGTCGCAGTCGATCAAATTAGCTACAATGGTGGTTACAACGATGCCAATCGTATTCGTTTATCCATTTTTACAAAAATACTTTGTGAAAGGTATGATGATTGGTTCGATTAAAGGCTAA
- a CDS encoding extracellular solute-binding protein, giving the protein MKRNINHRKWHKPALMLTLASLMMFTTACSYFGGGSKSASEQNNTPVKAASANEPGWKVDTSPITFDWYMNFSWYTGSDWGTDPTSQYVTKKTGVSLNFIVPAGNENEKLNTMIASGKLPDFITLAWGEDAVKKMIEGKLVLPLNELADQYDPYFYKVTDPAKLAWYTQPDGNVYGYPNASSSPADFAKYGKNYLSNQVFVVRKDMYEALGKPDMRTPEGFLKALNMAKEKFPEVNGQPLIPLGLHEFTENGNYSLEGYLQNFLAIPMEKDGKLYDRTTDPEYLRWLKTFRQANQNGLLSKDIFIDKRSQMEEKIAQGRYFAMLYQRSDFNTQQNALYAKDPNSVYIAVDGPSDSKLDQPILSGPGISGWTLTLISKDVKDKARAIRFLEYMISEEGQKDFYLGEKGVTYDTVDGKDQFKPEVLKSLNSDRSEFDAKYGASHKYWMQMNTNITDQWKPESVDPFKQMEEWTKGKTVSFSEFDQLNPTGNSPEGIINTKISQLWGKTLPKLLLASSDNEFDQIFNEYLSKREADGLAKVQAYQQTEYEKNKAKLEAQ; this is encoded by the coding sequence ATGAAACGAAATATAAATCATCGCAAATGGCACAAACCTGCATTGATGCTAACACTAGCCAGCTTGATGATGTTCACTACAGCTTGTTCTTACTTTGGTGGAGGAAGTAAAAGTGCATCTGAACAAAATAATACACCGGTCAAAGCGGCTTCTGCCAATGAACCGGGTTGGAAAGTAGATACATCACCGATTACATTTGACTGGTATATGAACTTCTCCTGGTATACTGGAAGTGATTGGGGAACTGATCCAACAAGCCAATATGTAACAAAGAAAACAGGGGTTAGCTTAAACTTTATCGTGCCTGCTGGTAATGAAAATGAAAAACTGAACACCATGATTGCTTCTGGCAAATTGCCTGACTTTATCACACTCGCATGGGGTGAAGATGCAGTCAAAAAAATGATCGAAGGTAAATTGGTTTTGCCACTGAATGAATTAGCAGACCAGTATGATCCTTATTTCTACAAAGTAACCGATCCAGCCAAATTAGCATGGTACACTCAGCCAGATGGTAATGTATATGGATATCCGAATGCGTCTTCTTCTCCTGCGGATTTTGCAAAATACGGCAAAAATTATTTGTCCAATCAGGTGTTTGTTGTACGCAAAGACATGTATGAAGCACTAGGTAAACCAGATATGCGTACACCGGAAGGATTTTTGAAAGCGCTCAATATGGCAAAAGAGAAATTCCCTGAAGTAAATGGACAGCCACTAATTCCACTAGGATTACACGAATTTACGGAAAACGGGAACTATTCATTAGAAGGATATTTGCAGAATTTCTTAGCAATCCCGATGGAAAAAGACGGCAAGTTGTATGATCGTACAACCGATCCAGAATATCTACGCTGGCTCAAAACGTTCCGTCAAGCAAATCAAAATGGATTATTATCCAAAGATATCTTTATCGACAAACGCTCTCAAATGGAAGAAAAAATAGCACAAGGACGTTACTTTGCAATGTTGTATCAACGTAGTGACTTTAATACACAACAAAATGCACTTTATGCTAAAGATCCTAATTCAGTCTATATCGCAGTCGACGGCCCGTCTGATTCCAAATTAGATCAACCTATTTTATCTGGCCCGGGAATCTCAGGCTGGACATTAACATTGATCTCCAAAGACGTCAAAGACAAAGCACGTGCGATCCGTTTTCTTGAATACATGATCAGTGAAGAAGGACAAAAAGACTTCTATTTAGGTGAAAAAGGAGTCACATACGATACGGTGGATGGCAAAGATCAATTCAAGCCAGAAGTATTGAAATCACTAAACAGTGATCGTTCAGAATTTGATGCCAAATACGGTGCGTCCCATAAATACTGGATGCAAATGAATACAAATATTACAGATCAATGGAAACCAGAAAGTGTCGATCCTTTCAAACAAATGGAAGAATGGACCAAAGGCAAAACAGTTAGTTTCTCTGAATTTGATCAATTGAATCCAACAGGTAATTCACCAGAAGGAATCATCAACACCAAGATCTCACAACTATGGGGTAAAACATTACCTAAATTGTTGTTAGCTTCTTCTGATAATGAATTTGATCAGATCTTTAACGAATACTTGAGTAAACGTGAAGCAGATGGATTAGCCAAAGTACAAGCATATCAACAAACAGAATATGAGAAAAATAAAGCCAAACTAGAAGCACAATAA